From a single Nocardioides sp. dk884 genomic region:
- a CDS encoding sensor histidine kinase — MPLILIGATTRWGTLDRLAVASSLVFAPALIVSALFLYLHWRITDSRPVAWLTACTIVIAAHVLALAALRTGGSGTGQEAWVLASDLVVVSIVAITLGFSETVPVFADPAVFGLAVGVVLSGAHVAVAQSGWELPLSTAGRLVGAIALVLLSLPIVAGLARVPLPRWAALRLQIGLLLFIMSLTAGRLEGAPVAAPAIELVCGFIATATVGSASFALLCAAIGDDLRAIADLRRSLGAIENRARADRAQLHEVKGTIAGIASAVELLTGDYGYESAPAGASAAGGAGPALRSRASLGHMVAQETARLTRLLQKPLVEGASVVDVDEILAPLVTAHRTQGRTIHWEPSGLRCRAVPDHLSEAVNILLTNAAAHAPGSTVEIQSSLARDRVLIRVCDNGPGVQPDLADSIFEWGARRPESAGSGIGLNIAQTLLDADGGCLRLDRNYRGGASFVIGLERAGEESDVA; from the coding sequence GTGCCACTCATCCTCATCGGGGCCACGACCCGGTGGGGCACGCTCGACCGGCTCGCGGTCGCGTCCAGCCTCGTCTTCGCGCCCGCCCTCATCGTCTCGGCGCTCTTCCTCTACCTGCACTGGCGCATCACCGACAGCCGCCCCGTCGCCTGGCTGACCGCCTGCACGATCGTGATCGCGGCGCACGTGCTGGCCCTGGCGGCGCTGCGCACCGGTGGGAGCGGGACCGGTCAGGAAGCCTGGGTGCTCGCCTCCGACCTGGTCGTCGTCTCGATCGTCGCGATCACCCTCGGCTTCTCCGAGACCGTGCCCGTCTTCGCCGACCCGGCCGTCTTCGGCCTGGCCGTCGGCGTGGTGCTCAGCGGCGCCCACGTCGCGGTCGCCCAAAGCGGGTGGGAGCTGCCGCTCTCCACCGCCGGACGCCTCGTCGGAGCCATCGCGCTGGTCCTGCTCAGCCTCCCGATCGTCGCCGGCCTGGCCCGGGTGCCGCTGCCCCGGTGGGCGGCCTTGCGACTGCAGATCGGGCTGCTGCTCTTCATCATGTCCCTGACCGCCGGCCGCCTGGAGGGCGCGCCGGTCGCCGCCCCGGCCATCGAGCTGGTCTGTGGGTTCATCGCCACCGCGACCGTCGGCTCGGCGTCCTTCGCCCTGCTCTGCGCGGCGATCGGCGACGACCTGCGTGCGATCGCCGACCTGCGCCGTTCGCTGGGGGCCATCGAGAACCGCGCCCGCGCCGACCGCGCCCAGCTGCACGAGGTGAAGGGCACGATCGCCGGCATCGCCTCGGCGGTGGAGCTGCTCACCGGCGACTACGGCTACGAGAGCGCGCCGGCCGGAGCCTCCGCGGCCGGCGGCGCCGGTCCCGCGCTGCGCTCCCGGGCCTCCCTGGGCCACATGGTCGCCCAGGAGACGGCCCGCCTGACCCGCCTGCTGCAGAAGCCGCTGGTGGAGGGTGCCTCCGTGGTCGACGTCGATGAGATCCTCGCCCCGCTCGTCACCGCCCACCGCACCCAGGGGCGCACGATCCACTGGGAGCCCAGCGGGCTGCGGTGCCGCGCGGTCCCCGATCACCTGAGCGAGGCCGTCAACATCCTGCTCACCAACGCCGCCGCCCATGCGCCCGGCAGCACCGTGGAGATCCAGTCCTCCCTGGCCCGCGACCGGGTGCTCATCCGGGTCTGCGACAACGGCCCGGGCGTCCAGCCCGACCTGGCCGACTCCATCTTCGAGTGGGGCGCGCGCCGCCCCGAGTCCGCCGGCAGCGGGATCGGTCTCAACATCGCCCAGACCCTGCTCGACGCCGACGGCGGCTGCCTGCGCCTGGACCGCAACTACCGGGGCGGGGCCTCCTTCGTGATCGGTCTCGAGCGAGCCGGTGAGGAGAGCGACGTTGCCTAA
- a CDS encoding response regulator transcription factor — MSSVLVVSDQMLMAETIRAALATQGWDARVARWPEREGGLVPVPPGTSLGVLVSDLEPTARLERAQRILAAWPGHWLVLTGAPRGPRWGAALDADALGVLSADIGLEELAAVLQRALAGVRPMDPAEINRLRHAWRAVLAEQRELAERMRRLTRRELTILGLLYSGGNVAAIAAQLGVSEATVRSQVRAVLRKLAVNSQLAAVAAYASLVEERRPPGGGGGTTQNPGNAHAVQRP; from the coding sequence ATGAGCAGCGTCCTGGTCGTCTCCGACCAGATGCTGATGGCGGAGACGATCCGGGCAGCACTGGCCACCCAGGGGTGGGACGCGCGGGTCGCCCGCTGGCCGGAGCGCGAGGGCGGACTCGTCCCGGTCCCGCCCGGCACCTCGCTCGGCGTGCTCGTGAGCGACCTCGAGCCCACCGCCCGCCTGGAGCGCGCGCAGCGGATCCTGGCGGCCTGGCCGGGCCACTGGCTGGTGCTCACCGGGGCGCCCCGTGGGCCCCGGTGGGGGGCCGCGCTCGACGCCGACGCCCTCGGGGTGCTGAGCGCCGACATCGGTCTCGAGGAGCTGGCCGCCGTGCTGCAGCGCGCTCTTGCCGGGGTACGCCCGATGGACCCCGCCGAGATCAACCGGCTGCGCCACGCCTGGCGTGCGGTGCTGGCCGAGCAGCGCGAGCTGGCCGAGCGCATGCGCCGCCTCACCCGTCGTGAGCTCACCATCCTCGGGTTGCTGTACTCCGGCGGCAACGTCGCGGCGATCGCCGCCCAGCTCGGCGTCTCCGAGGCGACCGTCCGCAGCCAGGTGCGGGCCGTGCTGCGCAAGCTCGCGGTGAACTCCCAGCTGGCGGCGGTGGCGGCGTACGCCTCGCTGGTGGAGGAGCGACGGCCCCCTGGCGGCGGTGGCGGCACTACCCAAAATCCGGGAAACGCCCACGCGGTCCAGCGGCCGTGA
- a CDS encoding exopolysaccharide biosynthesis polyprenyl glycosylphosphotransferase, which yields MSSFADAQALDPEQFSAAAVEAVAGSLTDVTAEAGAGAGVAGRRSHAALAAGGEVVGVLGAGAVAAVLFGGHPWVALVMVLTAAIGVVAAARASARRGWLDAPGTGRAALTVLLSGVLTSWGMGSTEVGPVLGLVAVTTATSVLLRGLVRLGRPPLRVVLAGDAAVVARTALGWRMRGDVEVVGAVIVPDEDREPRALDTIVPLPVSTDPWAAAAWRADTVVLLPGGAVGPQTLERLCWRLESSTVRIAVAWDGLLDAVGRHRVRTGWSGNSPFAVVDRSRAPLAVRGLKAALDRLAGLALLGLAAPVLALLALVVRLDSPGPAFFRQVRVGRHGRPFTMYKLRTMTTDAEVVRASIAHADQGAGVLFKIHHDPRVTRAGRVLRRTSLDELPQLLNVLRGEMSLVGPRPALPDEVAAYDDRTRRRLAVRPGLTGLWQVSGRSDLGWEESVGLDLSYTDNVTLGRDLGICLRTVRAVTSRRGAY from the coding sequence GTGAGCTCGTTCGCCGACGCCCAGGCACTCGACCCGGAGCAGTTCTCGGCTGCCGCGGTCGAGGCGGTGGCCGGATCCCTGACCGACGTCACGGCCGAGGCCGGCGCGGGCGCCGGGGTCGCCGGGCGCCGCAGTCACGCGGCGCTCGCCGCGGGCGGTGAGGTCGTGGGTGTCCTCGGGGCGGGCGCGGTGGCCGCGGTGCTCTTCGGCGGGCATCCCTGGGTGGCGCTGGTCATGGTCCTGACCGCGGCGATCGGTGTCGTGGCGGCGGCCAGGGCCTCGGCCCGTCGCGGCTGGCTCGACGCGCCCGGCACCGGGCGCGCGGCGCTCACGGTCCTGCTGTCCGGGGTCCTCACCTCCTGGGGGATGGGCTCGACCGAGGTGGGGCCGGTCCTGGGGCTGGTCGCCGTCACCACGGCGACCTCCGTGCTCCTCCGCGGCCTGGTGCGACTGGGGCGCCCGCCGTTGCGGGTCGTGCTCGCCGGCGACGCCGCCGTCGTCGCCCGCACCGCGCTCGGCTGGCGGATGCGCGGGGATGTGGAGGTCGTCGGCGCGGTGATCGTGCCCGACGAGGACCGCGAGCCCCGCGCGCTGGACACGATCGTGCCGCTCCCGGTCTCCACCGACCCCTGGGCCGCCGCGGCCTGGCGCGCGGACACTGTCGTGCTGCTTCCCGGCGGCGCGGTCGGTCCGCAGACCCTCGAGCGGCTGTGCTGGCGCCTGGAGTCCAGCACGGTGCGCATCGCCGTCGCCTGGGACGGCCTGCTCGACGCCGTAGGTCGCCACCGCGTGCGGACGGGCTGGTCGGGGAACAGCCCCTTCGCGGTCGTCGACCGCAGCCGGGCGCCGCTCGCCGTCCGCGGACTGAAGGCGGCGCTCGACCGGCTGGCCGGTCTCGCACTGCTCGGGCTCGCGGCACCGGTGCTGGCCTTGCTGGCCCTCGTGGTCCGTCTGGACTCCCCGGGCCCGGCGTTCTTCCGTCAGGTCCGGGTGGGCAGGCACGGCCGCCCGTTCACGATGTACAAGCTGCGCACGATGACCACCGACGCCGAGGTGGTGCGCGCCAGCATCGCGCACGCCGACCAGGGCGCCGGGGTGCTGTTCAAGATCCACCATGACCCGCGGGTGACGCGGGCGGGCCGGGTGCTGCGGCGCACCTCCCTCGACGAGCTGCCGCAGCTGCTCAACGTGCTCCGCGGCGAGATGTCGCTGGTCGGTCCGCGCCCGGCGCTGCCCGACGAGGTCGCGGCGTACGACGACCGGACCCGGCGGCGGCTGGCCGTGCGGCCCGGGCTGACCGGCCTGTGGCAGGTCAGCGGCCGCTCCGACCTGGGCTGGGAGGAGTCGGTGGGCCTGGACCTGAGCTACACCGACAACGTGACCCTCGGTCGTGACCTGGGCATCTGCCTGCGCACCGTGCGCGCGGTCACCAGCCGGCGCGGGGCGTACTGA
- a CDS encoding UDP-N-acetylglucosamine--LPS N-acetylglucosamine transferase, giving the protein MATEVLLITSQGGHLAQLLTMRGWWSGRDRAWVAPDTADVADRLAGERVIHSFSPTTRHLPNLVRNAFLALRVLRRERPALVVSAGAGVAVPFFVAARAMGIPTVFIEVYDRVDTPTMTGRLCGPFTTRRIVQWEDQLAFYPDARLVGPLL; this is encoded by the coding sequence ATGGCCACCGAGGTCCTGCTGATCACCTCCCAAGGCGGTCATCTGGCCCAGCTGCTGACCATGCGCGGATGGTGGAGCGGACGCGACCGGGCCTGGGTGGCACCCGACACCGCGGACGTCGCTGACCGGTTGGCCGGCGAGCGCGTGATCCACTCCTTCTCGCCCACGACGCGCCACCTGCCCAACCTGGTGCGCAACGCGTTCCTGGCGCTCCGGGTGCTGCGCCGTGAGCGGCCCGCGCTCGTGGTGAGCGCCGGCGCCGGTGTCGCGGTCCCGTTCTTCGTGGCGGCCCGGGCGATGGGGATCCCGACGGTGTTCATCGAGGTGTACGACCGGGTCGACACCCCGACGATGACCGGGCGCCTGTGCGGTCCGTTCACCACCCGCCGCATCGTGCAGTGGGAGGACCAGCTGGCCTTCTATCCCGACGCGCGTCTCGTGGGGCCGCTGCTGTGA
- a CDS encoding glycosyltransferase: MRATVLALVGTDHHPFHRLVDWVDAAAVRHPDVRFLIQHGVADPPLVAEGHRFLTHARLSAELATAAAVVCHGGPGTIMEARAAGLVPICMPRDPALGEHVDSHQLRFARLVGTAGVVRTVHHVAELQSAIDTALLTGPRTRTIRTLEESVATARAHAALAEELDLLLGASRRAGRTGWRRRPHTLR; this comes from the coding sequence GTGAGGGCCACCGTCCTGGCCCTCGTCGGAACCGACCACCACCCCTTCCACCGTCTCGTGGACTGGGTCGACGCGGCCGCCGTGCGCCACCCCGACGTGCGCTTCCTCATCCAGCACGGTGTCGCGGACCCGCCGCTGGTCGCGGAGGGACACCGGTTCTTGACCCATGCCCGGCTGAGCGCCGAGTTGGCGACGGCCGCAGCGGTGGTGTGCCACGGCGGCCCGGGCACGATCATGGAAGCCCGCGCGGCCGGCCTGGTGCCGATCTGCATGCCGCGCGACCCCGCGTTGGGTGAGCACGTCGACTCCCACCAGCTCCGCTTCGCCCGGCTGGTCGGCACCGCCGGTGTGGTCCGCACCGTCCACCACGTCGCGGAGCTCCAGAGCGCGATCGACACCGCGCTGCTCACCGGACCCCGCACCCGCACGATCCGCACTCTCGAGGAGAGCGTCGCGACCGCCCGCGCCCACGCCGCTCTCGCCGAGGAGCTCGATCTCCTCCTGGGTGCGTCCCGCCGTGCGGGACGCACCGGTTGGCGGCGCCGCCCGCACACGCTTCGTTGA
- a CDS encoding PKD domain-containing protein yields the protein MRPTAALSSGGAPGPRRTRSRAGRTRRALGALLAGVVGAGSLLAIGVAGAPQAVAAERDQRLSGVTSPMWQTNNNVEAIAVSNGVVYAGGTFTRVRPPGVALGGAGEVTRTNLAAFDASTGALVTGFNVTLNGRVDDIAISPNGSRMYIVGMFTSVNGQTRNRVAALNLPSGTLATGFTANANTTVMAVAASSTGLYVAGDFTTIRGAAKARFASLDPTTGALRSGFTADLDARGQTIEIAPDGSRVLVGGEFATVNGTTTGAVASVDPGTGALATWGANTTQPININCKARVTDIISSGSTAYVTAEGDPPGCYEGTYGARISDGELVWNSTCLGASMGLALLDGVLYKASHQHDCAFNYGDARGGYVGGTSRDEFIWWRLVGQDVEDGSFVHWSPNTNASTGTSPVGPRVLATDGSQMFVGGDFSRVNNAAQQGLARFASGNASAPDNPAAPTVQANAAGGLTVQWPAVIDKDSGTLTYQLLRGNTVVEEQTAESYPWSRPTMRFDDTGLTPGATYSYRLRVSDGTRTSASSPSASATVRTSAPPAYADLVRSLGANLYWRTGDTGATLADSAAGAGSPGEKVGGVAASPGAIAGDGAVRLDGATGHLTSRDPLTLTPTFTQSAWFNTTSITGGSLLAVTDAKTGVGTLSDRAVTMDNNGNVVFSVHQPPRAGSPDPLGPRLNNVRLQGLRFNDGRWHQVVATWSGTTASLYVDGILLGTYEGTAGGLTQGYQRVGYTDLTNEQAVFGRNFYNQKWPLTEHFNGAIDEVATFPTALTAAQVQELWAAGVAGGSGGAPANRPPVAAFSFTTDGLTATLDAGASSDPDGTVDSYRWDFGDGSTASGATASRTFAAAGTYPVTLVVTDDDGASTELTRSVTVSAPLPPATSVVVEKGATWAWRYAAGAPATGWNATTFDDSGWSRGAGSLGFGATATLGTNIDTFATTAERPLAAYFRRSFTVTDATRAVRLDLETVADDGVVVYVNGTEVARANMPTGPVTSSTYATSARNSTVANAAPVLVTVPASLLRSGTNVIAAETHLNFRGTRDVGFDLRATLTTNP from the coding sequence ATGCGCCCCACCGCCGCCCTGTCCTCCGGAGGCGCCCCCGGCCCCCGCCGCACCCGGTCGCGTGCGGGTCGGACGCGCCGCGCCCTCGGGGCCCTCCTCGCCGGCGTCGTGGGCGCCGGGTCCCTGCTCGCGATCGGCGTCGCGGGTGCTCCGCAGGCGGTCGCGGCCGAGCGCGACCAGCGCCTGAGCGGGGTCACCTCGCCGATGTGGCAGACCAACAACAACGTCGAGGCGATCGCGGTGTCCAACGGCGTGGTGTACGCCGGCGGCACCTTCACCCGGGTCCGGCCGCCGGGCGTCGCGCTCGGTGGCGCCGGGGAGGTCACCCGCACCAACCTCGCCGCGTTCGACGCGAGCACGGGTGCGCTGGTCACCGGCTTCAACGTGACCCTCAACGGCCGCGTCGACGACATCGCGATCTCCCCGAACGGCTCGCGGATGTACATCGTGGGGATGTTCACCTCCGTGAACGGCCAGACCCGCAACCGGGTCGCGGCGCTCAACCTGCCCTCAGGCACCCTCGCCACCGGCTTCACCGCCAACGCCAACACCACGGTCATGGCGGTCGCGGCCTCGTCCACCGGCCTCTACGTCGCGGGTGACTTCACCACGATCCGCGGCGCCGCCAAGGCGCGGTTCGCCTCGCTCGATCCCACGACCGGGGCGCTGCGGTCCGGCTTCACCGCGGACCTCGACGCCCGTGGACAGACGATCGAGATCGCGCCCGACGGCAGCCGGGTGCTGGTCGGCGGCGAGTTCGCCACCGTCAACGGCACCACCACGGGCGCGGTCGCCTCGGTCGACCCGGGCACCGGCGCGCTGGCGACCTGGGGGGCCAACACCACCCAGCCGATCAACATCAACTGCAAGGCGCGCGTCACCGACATCATCTCCTCGGGGAGCACGGCGTACGTCACGGCCGAGGGCGACCCGCCGGGCTGCTACGAGGGCACCTACGGCGCGCGGATCAGCGACGGCGAGCTGGTGTGGAACAGCACCTGCCTGGGTGCCTCGATGGGGCTGGCCCTGCTCGACGGGGTGCTCTACAAGGCCTCCCACCAGCACGACTGCGCGTTCAACTACGGCGACGCCCGCGGCGGCTACGTCGGCGGCACCTCCCGCGACGAGTTCATCTGGTGGCGCCTGGTCGGGCAGGACGTCGAGGACGGCTCGTTCGTGCACTGGTCGCCCAACACCAACGCCAGCACCGGCACCAGCCCGGTCGGCCCGCGCGTCCTGGCCACCGACGGCTCGCAGATGTTCGTCGGCGGCGACTTCAGCCGGGTCAACAACGCAGCCCAGCAGGGGCTGGCGCGCTTCGCGTCCGGCAACGCCTCGGCGCCGGACAACCCGGCCGCACCCACGGTGCAGGCCAACGCCGCCGGCGGGCTCACCGTGCAGTGGCCGGCCGTCATCGACAAGGACAGCGGCACGCTGACCTACCAGCTGCTGCGCGGCAACACGGTCGTCGAGGAGCAGACCGCCGAGTCCTACCCCTGGAGCCGGCCCACGATGCGCTTCGACGACACCGGGCTCACCCCCGGCGCGACGTACAGCTACCGGCTGCGGGTCAGCGACGGCACCCGGACCAGCGCCAGCTCGCCCTCGGCGAGTGCGACGGTGCGCACCAGCGCCCCACCGGCGTACGCCGACCTGGTGCGCTCGCTCGGCGCGAACCTCTACTGGCGCACCGGGGACACCGGCGCCACGCTCGCCGACAGCGCGGCCGGTGCCGGCTCGCCGGGGGAGAAGGTCGGCGGCGTCGCCGCGAGCCCCGGCGCGATCGCCGGTGACGGCGCGGTCCGCCTCGACGGCGCCACGGGCCACCTCACCTCCCGCGACCCGCTCACGCTCACCCCGACGTTCACCCAGTCCGCGTGGTTCAACACCACCTCGATCACCGGCGGGTCGCTGCTCGCGGTGACCGACGCCAAGACCGGGGTCGGCACCTTGTCGGACCGCGCGGTGACGATGGACAACAACGGCAACGTGGTGTTCTCCGTGCACCAGCCGCCGCGTGCGGGCAGCCCGGACCCGCTCGGGCCGCGGTTGAACAACGTGCGCCTGCAGGGCCTGAGGTTCAACGACGGGCGCTGGCACCAGGTGGTCGCCACCTGGAGCGGCACCACCGCCTCGCTCTACGTCGACGGCATCCTGCTGGGGACCTACGAGGGGACCGCGGGCGGGCTGACCCAGGGCTACCAGCGGGTCGGCTACACCGACCTCACCAACGAGCAGGCGGTCTTCGGGCGCAACTTCTACAACCAGAAGTGGCCGCTGACCGAGCACTTCAACGGCGCCATCGACGAGGTGGCCACCTTCCCGACCGCGCTCACCGCGGCCCAGGTGCAGGAGCTCTGGGCGGCCGGCGTGGCCGGCGGCAGCGGTGGCGCCCCGGCGAACCGTCCGCCGGTCGCGGCGTTCTCGTTCACCACCGACGGGCTGACCGCGACCCTCGACGCGGGGGCGTCGAGCGACCCCGACGGGACGGTGGACTCCTACCGCTGGGACTTCGGCGACGGCAGCACCGCCAGCGGGGCGACCGCGTCGCGCACCTTCGCCGCCGCGGGCACCTACCCGGTGACGCTGGTGGTCACCGACGACGACGGCGCGTCCACCGAGCTGACCCGCTCGGTCACGGTGAGCGCGCCGCTGCCGCCCGCCACCAGCGTCGTCGTCGAGAAGGGCGCGACCTGGGCCTGGCGCTACGCCGCGGGGGCCCCGGCGACCGGGTGGAACGCCACGACGTTCGACGACTCCGGATGGAGTCGGGGAGCCGGCTCGCTCGGGTTCGGCGCCACCGCCACGCTGGGCACGAACATCGACACGTTCGCCACCACGGCGGAGCGGCCGCTGGCGGCGTACTTCCGGCGCAGCTTCACCGTGACCGACGCGACCCGGGCGGTGCGCCTGGACCTGGAGACCGTCGCCGACGACGGGGTGGTGGTCTACGTCAACGGCACCGAGGTGGCCCGCGCCAACATGCCGACCGGACCGGTCACCTCGAGCACCTACGCCACCTCCGCGCGCAACAGCACGGTGGCCAACGCCGCCCCCGTGCTCGTCACGGTGCCGGCCTCGCTGCTGCGCAGCGGCACCAACGTGATCGCCGCCGAGACGCACCTGAACTTCCGGGGCACCCGGGATGTCGGCTTCGACCTGCGCGCGACGCTCACCACCAACCCCTGA
- a CDS encoding glycosyltransferase family 2 protein gives MSLPPITPLVTVVIATRDRPQMLREAIASVRAQDYPGPIEIVVVADRSEPDPLLDADDGRVSVRAIANARRPGLAGARNTGIEAAHGELVAFCDDDDLWLPAKLTRQVAALTTRPEAVLCCCGIRVAYDEHTHDRVLPATEIGFAALLADRHTELHPSTFLARTAALRGAVGLVEEEIPGGFGEDYELLLRCARAHPVLNVPEPLAVVRWGTQSFFFRRWETMAAGLSWLLARYPEFESSPRGSSRIHGQIAFAHAAMGHRRQALGWARRSMRRNPVEPRAVLALAVAARAVTPDRVMETLHHRGRGI, from the coding sequence ATGAGCCTGCCCCCGATCACGCCGTTGGTCACTGTCGTCATCGCCACCCGCGACCGTCCCCAGATGCTGCGCGAGGCGATCGCCTCGGTGCGCGCCCAGGACTACCCCGGCCCGATCGAGATCGTCGTGGTCGCCGACCGCTCCGAGCCCGACCCCCTGCTGGACGCCGACGACGGCCGGGTGAGCGTGCGCGCCATCGCGAACGCCCGGCGTCCCGGCCTGGCGGGGGCACGCAACACCGGCATCGAGGCCGCGCACGGCGAGCTCGTCGCGTTCTGCGACGACGACGACCTGTGGCTGCCCGCCAAGCTCACGCGCCAGGTCGCCGCGCTCACCACCCGCCCGGAGGCGGTGCTGTGCTGCTGCGGCATCCGGGTCGCCTACGACGAGCACACCCACGACCGGGTGCTGCCCGCGACCGAGATCGGCTTCGCCGCGCTGCTGGCCGACCGGCACACCGAGCTGCACCCCTCGACGTTCCTGGCCCGCACCGCCGCCCTGCGCGGGGCGGTGGGCCTGGTCGAGGAGGAGATCCCCGGCGGATTCGGGGAGGACTACGAGCTGCTGCTGCGCTGCGCGCGCGCCCACCCGGTGCTCAACGTCCCCGAGCCGCTCGCGGTGGTGCGCTGGGGCACCCAGTCGTTCTTCTTCCGCCGCTGGGAGACGATGGCCGCCGGGCTCTCCTGGCTGCTCGCGCGCTACCCCGAGTTCGAGAGCTCGCCGCGCGGCTCCTCCCGCATCCACGGCCAGATCGCCTTCGCCCACGCCGCGATGGGGCACCGTCGCCAGGCGCTGGGCTGGGCGAGGCGCTCGATGCGGCGCAACCCCGTCGAGCCGCGCGCGGTGCTGGCCCTGGCCGTCGCCGCCCGCGCCGTCACCCCCGACCGGGTGATGGAGACGCTGCACCACCGCGGGCGGGGGATCTAG